In Streptantibioticus cattleyicolor NRRL 8057 = DSM 46488, a genomic segment contains:
- a CDS encoding TIGR02680 family protein — MTAPLPEPTRTRWQPLRAGLVDLFYYDAEEFRFHDGRLLLRGNNGTGKSKVLALTLPFLLDGELAAHRVEPDGDRAKRMEWNLLLGGKHPHDERTGYTWLEFGRIGEDGKPQYRTVGCGLKAVKGRGIAKHWFFTTSLRVGAQLPLMSATRVPYTRERLREALEGHGLVHDTAAEYRRAVDEQLFGLGPGRYEALVNLLIQLRQPQLSKKPDEKLLSKALTEALPPLDPALVGEVAEAFRGLDEERHALQALAEASGAAADFLTHYRRYAQTAAKRQAAVLRVAHSRYEHLGRDLGEAESEHTAAEERLGQAEARLAELEDARETLAAARDALTRSPEMDAARELEQAGKTSEALRAVADDRTGACRTARRQADDWQRRAAAAHAQHETDRAALAAADDAARHAAEAAGIDHAPVAGTLEGDHAPFQDTRRAGERAVERRRQAVTGLAALLAAAERAHERSRTAQTEATRRSADLEAARERSAEAARSVAEQGAALTAAWRAWAVGTTELRLPDPDQALAALEAWTDTLAGPDPVAEAAAAAYHAAVGALTRREAGLDAEHAAVRRELAAVEEEIARLESGGHDAPPLAHTRDPGARAGRPGAPLWRAVDFADAVPAEHRAGIEAALEAAGLLDAWVTPDGTLLDADDAVLLPGTGAPGTSLAAVLRPAVDRADPSAAALDDAAVRAALASIALGADTDHHTWVATCGRYRIGALTGRWTKPAAHYIGEGAREAARRARLAELADKRGELAFRLNEVSEQLAAVRDRATALAAEQQNQPSDHALREAHARAGHEAEAVHRLTDRLTDAEREAATRQEDADRADREVHEYAQDTGLPTTREELEQVRDAVSGYAAALAALLPAAAARARSATLAAETAAEAEAAATALAEAEEAETAARRTADAAAERHRVLAETVGASVEELYRRLAEADAAIAARDAEEKTTRRRRDEAMTARARAEGRCSEIRARIEEATAERDRAVAALRAFAATGLLAAALPELAVPPLDEPWAPTPAVALARTINQELDGTDDSDRRWELIQQRISAEHKTLTDALGRHGHSVGMTLHDGIMIVDVVFQGRTHDVPALAASLREEVAQRTRLLSAKERELLENHLVGEVAGALQELIATAEEQVQAMNEDLAARPTSTGMTLRLVWQPAKDAPPGLEAVRARLLRQSSDAWTPADRATVGEFLQARIAQDRENNPGDSWADQLTRALDYRTWHAFTIQRRQDGQWRPATGPASGGERVLAASVPLFAAASSHYSSGSPHAPRLIALDEAFAGVDDDSRAKCLGLLASFDLDVVMTSEREWACYPTVPGIAIAQLSRREGIDAVLVTPWRWDGVARTRETRAVPYVPVQAAAAGQTHPSLLEQ, encoded by the coding sequence ATGACCGCTCCTCTGCCCGAGCCGACCCGCACCCGCTGGCAGCCGTTGCGCGCCGGGCTGGTCGACCTGTTCTACTACGACGCCGAGGAGTTCCGCTTCCACGACGGGCGGCTGCTGCTGCGCGGCAACAACGGCACCGGCAAGTCCAAGGTGCTCGCGCTCACCCTGCCGTTCCTCCTGGACGGCGAGCTCGCCGCGCACCGGGTCGAACCGGACGGCGACCGCGCCAAGCGGATGGAGTGGAACCTGCTGCTCGGCGGCAAGCACCCGCACGACGAGCGCACCGGCTACACCTGGCTGGAGTTCGGACGGATCGGCGAGGACGGCAAGCCGCAGTACCGGACGGTCGGCTGCGGCCTGAAAGCGGTCAAGGGCCGGGGCATCGCCAAGCACTGGTTCTTCACCACCTCGCTGCGCGTCGGCGCTCAGCTGCCGCTGATGTCCGCCACCCGCGTCCCGTACACCCGGGAGCGGCTGCGCGAGGCGCTGGAGGGCCACGGACTGGTCCACGACACGGCCGCCGAGTACCGCAGGGCGGTGGACGAGCAGCTGTTCGGCCTCGGCCCGGGCCGTTACGAGGCGCTGGTCAACCTGCTGATCCAGCTGCGCCAGCCGCAGCTGTCCAAGAAGCCCGACGAGAAGCTGCTGTCCAAGGCGCTCACCGAGGCCCTGCCGCCGCTCGACCCCGCCCTGGTCGGCGAGGTGGCGGAGGCGTTCCGCGGCCTGGACGAGGAGCGGCACGCCCTCCAGGCGCTCGCCGAGGCATCCGGCGCCGCCGCCGACTTCCTGACGCACTACCGCCGTTACGCGCAGACAGCGGCCAAGCGGCAGGCTGCGGTGCTGCGCGTCGCGCACAGCCGGTACGAGCACCTGGGCCGCGACCTCGGCGAGGCCGAGAGCGAACACACCGCCGCCGAGGAGCGGCTGGGGCAGGCGGAGGCGCGTCTGGCGGAACTGGAGGACGCCCGGGAGACCCTGGCCGCCGCCCGGGACGCGCTCACCCGCAGCCCCGAGATGGACGCCGCCCGTGAGCTGGAACAGGCGGGGAAGACCTCCGAGGCCCTGCGCGCCGTCGCCGACGACCGCACCGGTGCCTGCCGCACCGCGCGCCGCCAGGCCGACGACTGGCAGCGCCGCGCCGCCGCCGCCCACGCCCAGCACGAGACCGACCGGGCCGCCCTCGCCGCGGCCGACGACGCCGCACGCCACGCCGCCGAAGCGGCTGGAATCGACCACGCGCCGGTGGCCGGGACGCTGGAGGGTGACCACGCACCGTTCCAGGACACCCGCCGGGCGGGTGAGCGGGCGGTCGAACGCCGCCGCCAGGCCGTCACCGGCCTGGCCGCGCTGCTCGCCGCGGCCGAGCGGGCGCACGAGCGGTCCCGTACGGCGCAGACCGAAGCCACGCGCCGCTCCGCCGACCTGGAGGCCGCCCGCGAGCGGTCCGCCGAGGCCGCGCGGTCCGTCGCCGAGCAGGGCGCGGCCCTGACCGCGGCCTGGCGTGCCTGGGCCGTCGGCACGACCGAGCTGCGCCTGCCCGACCCCGACCAGGCCCTGGCCGCCCTGGAAGCCTGGACGGACACCCTGGCCGGGCCCGACCCGGTGGCCGAGGCCGCCGCCGCGGCGTACCACGCGGCCGTGGGCGCGCTCACCCGCCGCGAGGCCGGACTCGACGCCGAGCACGCCGCGGTACGGCGTGAACTCGCCGCCGTGGAGGAGGAGATCGCCCGCCTGGAATCCGGCGGCCACGACGCCCCGCCCCTGGCGCACACCCGCGATCCGGGTGCCCGCGCCGGCCGTCCGGGTGCGCCGCTGTGGCGGGCCGTGGACTTCGCCGACGCGGTACCGGCCGAGCACCGTGCCGGGATCGAGGCCGCGCTGGAGGCCGCCGGGTTGCTGGATGCCTGGGTCACCCCGGACGGCACTCTGCTCGACGCCGACGACGCCGTCCTGCTGCCCGGCACCGGGGCTCCCGGCACCAGTCTCGCTGCCGTGCTGCGCCCGGCCGTCGATCGCGCCGACCCGTCGGCCGCCGCCCTCGACGACGCCGCCGTCCGGGCCGCCCTGGCGTCGATCGCCCTCGGCGCGGACACCGACCACCACACCTGGGTCGCCACCTGCGGCCGGTACCGGATCGGCGCCCTGACCGGCCGCTGGACCAAGCCCGCCGCCCACTACATCGGCGAAGGCGCCCGCGAGGCCGCCCGCCGCGCCCGGCTCGCCGAGCTGGCCGACAAGCGCGGTGAACTCGCCTTTCGGCTCAACGAGGTGAGCGAGCAGCTCGCCGCCGTCCGTGACCGGGCCACCGCGCTCGCCGCCGAGCAGCAGAACCAGCCCTCCGACCACGCCCTGCGCGAGGCACACGCCCGCGCCGGACACGAGGCCGAAGCCGTACACCGCCTGACGGACCGGCTGACCGACGCCGAGCGCGAGGCCGCCACCCGTCAGGAGGACGCGGACCGCGCCGACCGGGAAGTCCACGAGTACGCCCAGGACACCGGCCTGCCCACCACCCGCGAGGAGCTCGAACAGGTCCGCGACGCGGTGTCCGGCTACGCCGCCGCCCTCGCCGCGCTGCTTCCGGCCGCCGCCGCCCGGGCTCGCTCCGCCACCCTCGCGGCCGAGACCGCCGCCGAGGCCGAGGCCGCCGCCACCGCTCTCGCCGAGGCCGAGGAGGCCGAGACCGCCGCCCGCCGTACGGCCGACGCGGCGGCCGAGCGCCACCGGGTGCTGGCCGAGACGGTCGGGGCGAGCGTCGAGGAGCTGTACCGGCGGCTGGCCGAGGCCGACGCGGCGATCGCCGCCCGGGACGCCGAGGAGAAGACCACTCGCCGCAGGCGGGACGAGGCCATGACCGCCCGTGCCCGCGCCGAGGGCCGGTGCAGCGAGATCCGCGCCCGGATCGAGGAGGCCACCGCCGAGCGCGACCGGGCCGTGGCCGCCCTGCGGGCCTTCGCCGCCACCGGCCTGCTCGCCGCGGCCCTGCCGGAACTCGCCGTCCCGCCCCTGGACGAGCCCTGGGCCCCCACGCCGGCCGTGGCCCTGGCCCGCACGATCAACCAGGAACTCGACGGCACCGACGACTCCGACCGGCGCTGGGAACTGATCCAGCAGCGGATCTCCGCCGAACACAAGACGCTCACCGACGCCCTCGGCCGCCACGGCCACTCGGTCGGCATGACCCTGCACGACGGCATCATGATCGTCGACGTGGTCTTCCAGGGCCGCACCCACGACGTGCCCGCCCTCGCCGCCTCGCTGCGCGAGGAGGTCGCGCAGCGTACCCGGCTGCTGTCCGCCAAGGAACGCGAACTGCTGGAGAACCACCTCGTCGGTGAGGTCGCGGGAGCCCTCCAGGAACTGATCGCCACCGCCGAGGAACAGGTGCAGGCGATGAACGAGGACCTGGCCGCCCGGCCCACCTCCACCGGCATGACCCTGCGCCTGGTCTGGCAGCCCGCCAAGGACGCGCCTCCCGGTCTGGAGGCCGTCCGCGCCCGCCTGCTGCGCCAGTCCTCCGACGCCTGGACTCCGGCCGACCGGGCGACGGTCGGCGAGTTCCTCCAGGCCCGCATCGCGCAGGACCGCGAGAACAACCCCGGCGACTCCTGGGCCGACCAGCTCACCCGCGCCCTGGACTACCGCACCTGGCACGCGTTCACCATCCAGCGCCGCCAGGACGGCCAGTGGCGCCCGGCGACCGGTCCTGCCTCCGGTGGCGAACGCGTGCTCGCCGCCTCGGTCCCGTTGTTCGCCGCGGCCTCCTCGCACTACTCCTCCGGCAGCCCGCACGCTCCACGCCTGATCGCCCTGGACGAGGCGTTCGCCGGTGTCGACGACGACTCCCGGGCCAAGTGCCTCGGCCTGCTGGCCTCGTTCGACCTGGACGTGGTGATGACCAGCGAACGCGAATGGGCCTGCTACCCGACCGTTCCCGGCATCGCCATCGCACAGCTGAGCCGCCGCGAGGGCATCGACGCCGTCCTGGTCACCCCGTGGCGCTGGGACGGTGTCGCGCGCACCCGCGAGACCCGGGCCGTTCCGTACGTTCCCGTCCAGGCCGCGGCCGCCGGACAGACGCATCCGTCCCTCCTCGAACAGTGA
- a CDS encoding TIGR02679 family protein, translated as MTDLPRLRRLLGGPETAWLLDRARDRMATGRPLDTPATLKAATPEQRRAIELLLGRRLRSGSSLTVPLADVDRVLRASQACPNGLAAAVVALTGPVTDRRAQDTALAAAWRQALAELDHPAIAARAELAPWRAKMEATGLLKRLSGGDPATARRLAVDVVRVLSALPADGLTLPVLAARTLGDAHALDDGRPLAALVLSAVRALAALPAETAAGAEGRRAAWAAVGVALDDLSSRVLVLGLPGSTGDTTGRILAAAREGGEPCVLTLRQIAAGPLELGLTDHTTVHACENPAVLAAAADELGPGCPPLVCVEGNPSAAARTLLSHIADQGYPIAYHGDFDWGGIRIATGILRLPTAAPWRYDAPSYLTAVDRGLGTPLTTGIPAPTPWDPGLALALTHHAVRVEEEQLLDQLLADLHSRCTRADGGARRRHRG; from the coding sequence ATGACGGATCTGCCGCGGCTGCGTCGCCTGCTCGGCGGTCCCGAGACCGCCTGGCTGCTGGACCGCGCCCGCGACCGGATGGCCACCGGGCGGCCCCTGGACACCCCCGCCACGCTCAAGGCCGCCACCCCCGAACAACGCCGCGCGATCGAACTGCTGCTCGGCCGCCGACTGCGCTCGGGCAGCTCCCTGACCGTGCCACTGGCCGATGTCGACCGCGTGCTGCGCGCATCGCAGGCCTGCCCGAACGGCCTCGCCGCGGCGGTGGTCGCGCTGACCGGCCCGGTGACCGACCGGCGGGCCCAGGACACCGCCCTCGCGGCCGCCTGGCGACAGGCGCTGGCCGAACTCGACCACCCCGCAATCGCCGCCCGGGCCGAACTCGCGCCCTGGCGAGCCAAGATGGAAGCCACCGGCCTGCTCAAACGCCTCTCCGGAGGCGACCCGGCAACCGCGCGGCGGCTCGCCGTCGACGTCGTACGGGTGCTCTCCGCGCTCCCCGCCGACGGCCTCACCCTCCCCGTCCTCGCCGCCCGTACCCTCGGCGACGCCCACGCCCTGGACGACGGCCGCCCGCTGGCCGCGCTCGTCCTGTCCGCTGTCCGCGCGCTCGCCGCGCTGCCCGCCGAGACGGCCGCCGGCGCCGAGGGCCGCCGAGCCGCCTGGGCCGCCGTCGGAGTGGCGCTGGACGACCTCTCCTCCCGGGTCCTCGTCCTCGGCCTGCCCGGCTCCACCGGGGACACCACCGGCCGCATCCTCGCCGCCGCCCGCGAAGGCGGCGAACCCTGCGTCCTGACGCTCCGCCAGATCGCCGCGGGGCCGCTCGAACTCGGACTGACCGACCACACCACCGTCCACGCCTGTGAGAACCCCGCCGTCCTCGCCGCCGCGGCCGACGAGCTGGGCCCCGGCTGCCCACCGCTGGTCTGCGTGGAAGGCAACCCGTCCGCCGCCGCCCGCACCCTGCTCAGCCACATCGCCGACCAGGGCTACCCGATCGCCTACCACGGCGACTTCGACTGGGGCGGCATCCGCATCGCCACCGGCATCCTGCGCCTGCCGACCGCCGCACCCTGGCGCTACGACGCCCCTTCCTACCTCACCGCCGTCGACCGCGGCCTCGGTACCCCGCTCACCACCGGCATCCCAGCCCCTACCCCCTGGGACCCCGGCCTCGCACTCGCCCTCACCCACCACGCCGTCCGCGTCGAGGAGGAACAGCTCCTCGACCAGCTGCTCGCCGACCTCCACAGCCGCTGCACACGCGCCGACGGCGGCGCGAGGCGGCGTCATCGCGGATGA
- a CDS encoding DUF5994 family protein, with product MDDSPTSRPSGVLPEGIHASVRPGTALLRLGTTRSREGTLDGAWWPRSRDIAAELPALVMALTQHLGPVMRVGLDASDWEELPTRLIVDDRVVHVDSFPVGDGTVLVTRGDQDHFSLLVIPPEATPEAARAALAQAVAPGNASPARQILIDAGTGERLHETG from the coding sequence ATGGACGATTCCCCTACCTCGCGGCCCTCCGGAGTACTTCCGGAGGGCATCCACGCGTCCGTACGGCCGGGCACGGCGCTGCTGCGGCTGGGGACCACGCGATCGCGCGAGGGGACGCTCGACGGCGCGTGGTGGCCGCGTTCGCGCGACATCGCAGCGGAGCTGCCCGCACTCGTGATGGCGCTCACCCAGCACCTCGGGCCTGTGATGCGGGTGGGGCTCGACGCCTCCGACTGGGAGGAACTTCCCACGCGGTTGATCGTCGACGACCGCGTGGTCCACGTCGACTCGTTCCCGGTGGGTGACGGCACCGTGCTCGTCACGCGCGGGGACCAGGACCACTTCTCCCTGCTGGTGATCCCGCCGGAAGCGACACCGGAGGCCGCGCGCGCCGCGCTGGCGCAGGCGGTCGCACCCGGCAACGCGAGTCCGGCGCGGCAGATCCTCATCGACGCCGGTACCGGCGAGCGGCTTCACGAGACCGGCTGA
- a CDS encoding PP2C family protein-serine/threonine phosphatase has product MAEHARERDKVAVDRSEGFGERLLGLLLDRAHEMPPQLIAPLIAEEVGRVGGRHVSVFLQDYEQLMLVPLPGRRLVAGEPEPIAGSPAGRAFLQAAPVEVPQADGVRLYLPLLDGSDQVGVMALTMDSPDDDDRRLLRRLAGLVADMMVTKDSYTDQFTRARRRGTMSVAAEIQWSLLPPLMMSVPQVEVAGILEPAYEVAGDSFDYALNDDILHVGVIDAMGHGLTAAVMATAAIGAYRHARRANVGLSETYAFMDRVIAEQFGPEHFVTAQMMRLNTTTGHLQWVNAGHPAPLLIRDHDVIRHLESATTLPVGFGGEEPRISEHMLRRGDRVLCFTDGIIEEHTAGGEQFGLEHLIDVVKRVGRDQTGVRAMVRALSHTLKGARGGVTSDDATVFLIEWRGGSAEHLVTVP; this is encoded by the coding sequence ATGGCTGAGCATGCGCGGGAGCGCGACAAGGTCGCGGTCGACCGTTCCGAGGGCTTCGGCGAGCGGCTGCTGGGACTGCTGCTCGACCGCGCTCACGAGATGCCCCCGCAACTGATCGCTCCGCTGATCGCGGAAGAGGTCGGCAGGGTCGGCGGGCGCCACGTCTCGGTGTTCCTGCAGGACTACGAGCAGCTGATGCTGGTGCCGCTGCCCGGCAGGCGCCTGGTGGCCGGTGAGCCGGAACCGATCGCCGGCTCCCCTGCGGGCAGGGCGTTCCTGCAGGCGGCGCCGGTCGAGGTGCCGCAGGCCGACGGTGTGCGGTTGTACCTGCCGCTGCTGGACGGCAGTGACCAGGTGGGCGTGATGGCCCTCACCATGGACTCGCCGGACGACGACGACCGGCGGTTGCTGCGGCGGCTCGCCGGGCTGGTGGCGGACATGATGGTCACCAAGGACAGTTACACCGACCAGTTCACCCGGGCCCGGCGCAGGGGAACGATGAGCGTGGCGGCCGAGATCCAGTGGTCCCTGCTGCCCCCGCTGATGATGTCGGTCCCGCAGGTCGAGGTGGCGGGGATCCTGGAGCCTGCCTACGAGGTGGCCGGTGACAGTTTCGACTACGCGCTCAACGACGACATCCTGCACGTGGGTGTCATCGACGCGATGGGTCACGGACTGACCGCCGCGGTGATGGCGACGGCCGCCATCGGCGCGTACCGCCACGCCAGGCGGGCGAACGTCGGGCTGTCCGAGACCTACGCGTTCATGGACCGGGTCATCGCCGAGCAGTTCGGTCCCGAGCACTTCGTCACCGCGCAGATGATGCGTCTCAACACGACGACCGGCCACCTGCAATGGGTGAACGCCGGCCATCCGGCACCGCTGTTGATCCGGGACCACGACGTCATCCGACATCTGGAGAGCGCAACGACCCTGCCGGTGGGATTCGGCGGTGAGGAACCCAGGATCAGCGAACATATGCTCCGTCGAGGCGACCGGGTGCTGTGCTTCACCGACGGCATCATCGAGGAGCACACGGCCGGAGGCGAACAGTTCGGACTGGAGCACCTGATCGATGTCGTCAAGCGCGTTGGTCGCGACCAGACCGGCGTCCGCGCGATGGTGCGTGCCCTTTCCCACACCCTGAAGGGCGCTCGGGGCGGGGTGACGAGTGACGACGCAACCGTCTTCCTCATCGAGTGGCGGGGCGGGAGCGCCGAACACCTGGTGACCGTGCCGTAG
- a CDS encoding DUF5994 family protein, with protein MTTTTDRTAAPNDNPNDHPGNHWGTARAAAARASVNPRSTAARPGPLDGAWWPRSRSLEHELPALSEALDSLWGRVTRVSVNPQFWPVIPRKVPVNGHLVKVGWFTAEQEPHKLLIICEAAGRRDLLVVPPQTDAAAAARLMSAAADPYNALTATTLMAREAARSAAEAERGREETAAEEWEAEGGHLAPVPAPPAAPAVLSRPVAGRRA; from the coding sequence ATGACCACGACCACCGACCGCACGGCGGCACCGAACGACAACCCCAACGATCACCCCGGCAATCACTGGGGCACCGCACGGGCTGCTGCCGCACGCGCATCCGTGAACCCGCGCAGCACCGCAGCCAGGCCCGGCCCCCTCGACGGCGCGTGGTGGCCCCGCTCCCGCAGCCTGGAGCACGAACTTCCCGCGCTGTCAGAGGCGTTGGACAGTCTGTGGGGTCGCGTCACCCGCGTCTCGGTCAATCCCCAGTTCTGGCCGGTCATCCCGCGGAAGGTGCCGGTCAACGGGCACCTGGTGAAGGTGGGCTGGTTTACCGCCGAGCAGGAGCCGCACAAACTGCTGATCATCTGCGAGGCCGCGGGCCGCAGGGACCTGCTGGTGGTCCCGCCGCAGACCGATGCCGCCGCGGCGGCCCGGCTGATGTCCGCGGCGGCCGACCCGTACAACGCGCTCACCGCCACCACCCTCATGGCGAGGGAAGCGGCACGGAGCGCCGCTGAAGCCGAACGCGGCCGGGAGGAGACCGCTGCGGAGGAGTGGGAGGCCGAAGGCGGGCACCTCGCCCCCGTCCCCGCACCGCCCGCGGCACCGGCCGTTCTCAGCCGCCCGGTGGCAGGGAGGCGGGCGTGA